The Xyrauchen texanus isolate HMW12.3.18 chromosome 33, RBS_HiC_50CHRs, whole genome shotgun sequence region TGAAGAAACATTCATATTAGCTGAAGACACATTTTGTAAGGCAATAAGGGCACATAGAAAGAATAGAAAGATTGAttgatattttgaaaatatgtttcacCTGCTGAAACTCCTGAACTCCAGAAGAAGCTGGAGTGTTCTGAGGCATGAGGAGGTGCTGTCCTGGGCTGACCGATAATTGCTGACAAACCTGTGGGCCTTGGATACCAGAACTGACCATGGTAAAGTGGCCCGAAGTCTGTGACATATGTACAGGGGTCGAGCTAGGCGATGCATTGGCAGCCCAGACCTTGGCCGTGGCTCCAGGTCTCTGTGACACCTGCCCAACAGGTTTTGGTGAAGCTTGGCCTATCTGACCTCCACTGACCAAACCTTGATTCATTATCAACTGCCCTCCAGTTGAAAAGTTCTGCCCAGGGATAAGCTGTACTGTTGTGTTCTGATTGGTCAAGATCGAGTAGGTGGTAGTGCTCATTGAGGACGGGTCGCCCACTTGAGTGTTTGTTTGAATAACCTGTCCATTCACAGCCTGGAAGCCATGAACTGTGGTTCCAGGAGTGAGGGAAATAGAGCTGGGTATAAAGAACTGCCCCTGAGGCAGACTGGACTGTGGTTGGGGCTGCGCTTGTTGCCCCAGAGGTGAATGCATTACAATGCTGCTGGCTTGGTTAACCACTTTCACCTGTTGAGGAGAGCCACTGGCTGTGTAGGGGCTATTGACTAAATTAGCTGTAGTAGTGCCACTGGATTGAAGCCCAATGTTGCTGATATTGTAAACATTTTGTCCACCTGTCTGTAAGGGTTTAGGCTGAATGGGTCTAACCAATGTCTGTTGTGCAGTGCCTCTCTGAATGATAATATTCTGAACTGGAACCGTCCCTTTATTGGAGGACATTGACACCTGACCAGCCGTGGAAGGGGCAAACATGGTACCCTGCCCACTGCTGTTGGTCACTACATTTCCACTTGGCTTCAAAAGGAACTGAGGTTGTTCCAAACTGTTAATAGTCATCATAGAGGAGGCACTGCCATTAAAGGGTCCCAATACCTGGACACGTCCTGTGGGGCCATTTGGCAAGGGTAGCTGGGGAACCTGCTGAATAAAAGCCTGAGGTTGTGCCACCATGCCAGGACCTCCAAACCCTCCAGAGACCAGCTGCTGAGGGAAGGTGGTAGCTGTGGGAATGAGAGATGGTTGGGAGTCCAAAAGGGCTTCTTGAGCCAATGTCTGCTCTGTGATATCTGCTTCCAGCAATGACTTCTGGAGGATGTCAAAGGGTTGGTCCTCACCCCCAAGATCAACACCACCTGGTGAATTTTCATCTTCAAGATCATCCTCGATGAACGGAAGGCTGCTAGAGAGCTGAAACTCAGCTTCACCAGCCTCCCCGAATTCTCCCAAATGATTGTGGCCATCTTTGAGCCCTTCGTTAGAGCCACCCTGAGTAGAAAATCAAATCAGTTACTGTTTGGATGCTCTCTGTAAATTTGTGGTAAACCAATATATTCCAGATATCCtctttgcaaacaaaaatatacTCACAGTGTCACTGGTGAAGAACGAGCTGGCAGACCCAAAAGCTGCATTTGTCACGTCATCTTCTCCAATCTGTTTTAATGTCAAGAAAGCTGTTAATAACATTTCAATATGAAAAACCAATGTCATATACTTTAAGCATACTTACAGATTTACTATTTGATCCATGAAGATACTCATTCAATGCTTGCACATCTCTGTTGACAAAATAGTTATTTTTAACATATGACTGATTTAAAAGATGCATGGGGAGGCCTTTTTAAGAGTATCTGAAACACTTTAAACTGTAACAGACTAATTCTAAAGCTACTCACCCTATAAAATCCAGAAGACGGCGGTCGTCTTCATCATCCATTACACCTGGGACAGTAATTACACATTTTGAGATTTTACAATGAAAACACATAATATCTTAAAAGTATAGGTTCTTTTCATTTCCATTTGGCACTGGTTGTTGACTGCATTGAGATATGCTTATATATAAATTTGTTCCTGAATACACTTGAAGGATGTGCTGAATTTTGGCAtacaaaatctaaatattttaacCACTGTCAGAGAGCTCAGTTTGTTTATGGACACTTCCATGTTTGTGATTTTGTATATACTATTAAATGCCTACCTGCATTTGACACCTTTATAGGTCAAATTGTGACCTAAGGATTGTTGTTTGAAGTTATAGGCCTGAAGGCAAGGCCTTTGTCAACTCAAGTCAGCAATGCAGATACAATGACTTGTGACATGATGCAAACTAGATGGACTATTTATATTGTGGCAGCTTATTTTGCTTCCTGCCCTGAGAGAAAAGAAGTAACTAAACACAACCTTAGTTGGTTAGCTGGTGATAGCTGGTTTAAGCTTGCCCCATCCTGACCAGGTGCCCAAAACCGTAACTACATCATCAATGACTGTTACAGTTAAATCCAtgatttagctgtttttttttttttacaagtggcgaacaaacaaaatacaaataacacaTGCTATTGTAACTTgtgaacagtaaaaaaaaaaaaaaaaggcgttTAATTTCTCATAAAATTGCCTATAAATTCATCCTGTGAAaccagcacatttaaaaacaaagggTGATTTAAGTGCGTGTTTGTGGAGTAAAATAGTCTAATATTGATAGTATATTTGTTGAAAACtaaaatatgactatatttaagAAATACAGCAGTAATTTGCGTAACAGAAAGAAAGgctttaatgtttaatgtattgTGTTGCAGTGGCTGCGGATAAATCCTATAGACTTCAAAATGGCGTCTGACATTTAGAACTGCGCCACTAGTTCACTACAGTCGACAAAGGACATTATGACGCAGGGTCTCTAACGTTTTAAAATAGCACTCGCGTGTAATTTATGATAATATTTCTGAAAGGTTGCCATATAAACTTTACGTATGATAACGTACACAACGTTGGAATTTCATGTGTACAAATGTGGCAAAGGAATAGACGTGGGGGATGGGAGAAACATGTTTGGCCAGTTTAAACGTTAACTAGCTGCATTTAATGTTTTCAAATAACTAATAAGGTTAAGGCAATTGAGGGaaagaaatgtcatgtttctGTTTTCCACAAAGtgacaaaaaaattgttttaaagcgCGTGATATATGCATTTTCCTCGTTGTATCAAAAACCTAAAAGGCGTGCATTGACTGCTTTAGTGAACTACAAACGAAATCCAGAAATTTGGAGTGAAATCCAAACATTTGACACTATTGTCTTTTATTTCAGGCTTCATcagcaatacaaaaataaagaggCGGTAAACACGGATCGGACGATCTAATGGCTATACACAGATAGCCTACCACTGATTAAGAGTTGTCATCAAATTTTCAATAATAAGATATTAGATATGCTACTTCGAGTTAAACCTTTTAAAATTACAAAGCATAAAGTTTGCAATATGTGTGTCGTGTAATCTGCatgtagaaaaaaacaaaaaaaaagtggcaCGGTAATCCGGCCTTTTGCATGTCcttaattaagtaaaaaaaaaaaaaaatcgttcaTTTAAATTCCCCATTAAAATTCGTGTTTTTGTTTAACTAAGATCGTTATACATGTCTGATATATTTTGGCTGAAGTAAGAGAATTTAGCGAGCCAAATGAGGGAGGGGATTGAtacttttttttctcttcctctcaacGAGAAAAACCCATCTTTGCAGTTAAATCAAAGGGGCGGAAAAAATATACGTAGAAAAGCAGCAACCGCTAACAATTCAGAGTAAAACCCTGTTCAATCGAGGCGGCGACGGATTCGTACGGATTCACTTCTTGTCCATGTCAAACAGTCTGGACGGACAAGCAAGGCTCTCTATGGCGCACGGACAGGAAGCACAAAACACGCCGTATTAATCTCGCTTAAAAAGTAACAGCTCGAAACAGACAGGGACTTTGTTAATAAATAGACCGAATCGAGAGGCGACGGACGGTTGCGTTTTATCGCACGGCTTGAGAAAATGATTTAAAATCGCGTTTACGCATCTGTGAGCATTTGCGCGTCGAGCGCCAGCCGTAGAGCGCAGCAGGACAGACAGCTTAACGAAGCGCGCAGAGGCGCATTTTCAGTGTGGATCGGCTCGTTTAATGtcgatgtcttgagattttgtaAAGGGGCATTAAAGCGTATCATAAAGCGAGTCTTGAGTATTCTTCTTGCACCCTGGTTGTTGACGGCCTTGTCGGAAAAGCTTGGCGACGTGGACATTTCCCCACCTATTAATTCGTCAAGCAAATACCGAACGCAGAACAAATCGTTGTTTATTTTGCTTTGCATAAGATAAAGACGACTTGAAAAGAGGCAAACCCTTACTCCTGTCTCACTCCTCTTGAAACCCAATATCTCCATTTGGCAACTTTTAATTTGCTCcccctcctcctcatcctcctcctcctccttcttcTTGTTTCTCCCTCTCCCACTCATATATTTTTCCTTCACTGTCCTCGCTGCTCAATCTCAGATAGATTTTTCTCTCTCCACGCTCGCTCTTCCCTCCCCGAAGGAAGGGGAGGAAGGAGCTTGTGTGTGTTCTTTCCTTGAAATTTTTATCACAAAATTATAATACACTCAAAGGGGGAAACTCACCGTCATGAAAAAGCAGTGCCGTGTCCACGGGGTTTCCTCGCCATCTCTGCACGGGCCGGTGGAGCTGTGCGGCTCCAGCAGAAGGCAGCATCACTACCTAGTGCTCTATACACTATTGGGTTGATTACTTGTAAGAAAAAAAGTCTCAAAACTCTTTAACTACTGTGTTATTCATATAACTTATTTCTCTTTTGACACTGTAAAATGCAAGCCAAGTATTATTTAGTTTGGATGAGTCGCTTTACATgcccaaaataaataattgaaaaaagaaaaaacaattataattgtgTTGGTAACAAGCGATGGGGGCGGGGTATCCCTTCCGACCACACCTTCAGTATCCTGAGATCGCAGATTACCCATAAGTGTGGTCCTGTCAGCTGCATGCAAATTGTTATAATGGAGGTACTAGccaataataaacaaacatatattACATTATTGGATCATCTCTACCGATTCATTTGTATAAACTCTATGACCACGAGATTGTTTCCACATTGAGACTGAATAAAGTTCAACATTTTCTGATGCAAGAAATAGCCTATATTAACATTTTTGCCACAAAAATACTAAAAGGAAGAAGTGCAAGGAGGGATGTAAACAAAGAAAACTGTCTCTGAGCTGtacaaatgcaacatttccaATTTAGGGTTATTCCAAAATTACAAGatgtaaatgtatcataaaaatattattattaattattaattagttCCTTATCGTAAATGCATaggtatatttttgttttattcacataaACCgcatttaaattaagttaaaataattgCCAGAGGCGAGAAAtcaattaacaataaaaatataataatacagtataataatacaaaataaataaaaaatatttttttgtagaaatacaattcaataaaaaagcaatttgagtaaataaaaattaaacagttctcatacaggtttggaacaatatgacgGTTAGTTAAAGATAATTGGATAATATTTTGAGTTGGATTATATCtctgtaataatgttttttttattgttttgttatcatttcattatatacattttatacattcattaaaaatgttaagttTTGACCTTTAaggtatattatatatttgtttaaactgACAATAGTCCCACAGAGCATGTCAATAGAATATAAGTTAAAACAATAGTcagagaaataaaataataataaaatggtgatataataataattgtatttgtattcttttttgtgtgtgcgcaAGCAATTTTTTGGTTACGTTAGGTGACTGTACCTCTACAAAACGTGACATAGTATATGGTGTTCAACCTGGGTCAGTTCTTGGGTTACTTTTATTCTCATTATATAAATTGCCTTTGGGTAACTAACATTCATAATAATTATTCATACATGAGATTAACTTCCAtatttatgctgatgacacaaaaTCTCAGTGGAGCCCAATGACACAGACACAGTCTACAGAAAAAAAACTGTCTGCCTAGCATCATACTATGGATGAACACAATCTTTCTGAAACTGAATCAGGATAAAACAGAGATTTTTGTTGGCACAAAAAATGAGAGGGAGTGAATTGAAACTGCATAAGGTACTCTGGTTCTACAGTCAAAGACAGTGCCTTGGTGTAATTCTAGATAGTGAACTGAGTTTTAAGTCTCACATGAATTATGTTACTAAGACTTGCTTTTATCATCTCAAAAATATTGCATACATTTGATCCTCTTTCACTTGATGTTAAGAAATTGATTCCTACTTTTATTTTCTCCCCCCTCGCCTATTGTAATACATGTGTTATACTGGCTAGTAGTATATATAAACTACCACTGGAACAATATGCTGCAGCAAGAGTGCTTACATGATCCAGGAGGAGAGATGACATTACACCTGTTTAACACTCTGTTTCGGGATTGATTTTAAGGTTCTTTTAATGGTTTTTAAAGCACTAAATGACTTAGCATCTTCATACATTTCTGACTGTTTATAAATATGTTCCAATTCGTAGTTTGACCCTAACCCGTAACGTAAACCGTAAGAGATCAGGTAAGACTGCTTTTAGCCATAATGCCCACAAAATCTGGAACCTTTTAACTATTGAAATTTGTTACAACACTGGccttgctctctctctgtcctacAGTGGCAGTGTGGGACAGTTTCTGGTTGGCTGGGGGAAgtaattgtttaattgatttgtttGAGGGTTTGGTATAGAAATAACCCTTTTTTTTTCAGTCTAGGCACTCTCTTTGGGGTAGGATTGCCCCTCCAGAGGAGTCACAAGTCTCTGCTTGATAGTGACCTGCAGCCACCAGCTCCAaatgatgtttgttttgtttaaccCCCTAGATAAATTCtgatatttgttcatttaaactaatttataatAAATCTGTTTTCTTAATTGCATATTGTGTTGCACTCCCCTTTTTGTTGCGGTGTTTAACAAAATGGCCGTAACAAATTAGACAATCGCCAAacattcacatttttaaaaagcatttgaagtCATATGTTTTTTTATGAACATATTGTGTCTTGTagtcattattaattattaacattttcccctaattttcttttaagtaatttgtcccttgtcttttttttttttactttgattgatatgttttatttttctaatgtttttttatattctgACATATGaagcactttaaaggaatagttcatcctaaaatgaaaatgctctcatcatttactcatcctcataccatcccagatgtgtatgactttctttcttctgcagaacacaaacacaattgtttagaagaatatctcagctctgtagatccatattACACTTTcttgtgcttgatgcatgcgcggaccgctagatggtgctataggatgtgtaatcgagtttgaaatcatgattgccaaggaggcTGTTttaaagatgtacagtgaaaaaggagttacattttggtctgttttcacacaaaaacacataaactggATCACATAAgaatacattgattaaaccactggagtcatatggattatgctTATTCTGactcaggggcgtagcaccaaattttgggccctgggtacaaaccatcttgctgggcccccgtaccaaatatgtatgtatagaaaactgacttctaaggggccccccctgcctcggaccctgggtactcggtaccctttacccccccagtccgatgCCCCTGTTCTGACTTTATctgcttcaaaggcctgatcaccattcacttggattgtatggacctagagagctgatattttcttctaaacatatcttcatttgtgttctgctgaagaaagaaagtcatacatatctgggatagcatgagcgttaaataagaaaatgttcatttttgggtgaactaaccctttaagctgcATTTTATATacgaaaggtgctatacaaatacaattatcattattattaaaataaaaaaaattacattttagatttaaaattgtttttttgtattattaaatttCATTGTTCTCACAGCTTTTACAGTTTTTACACAGTTCTGTGATTttacatgaaataaataaaaaattgttttctcTTTAGATAACTTTAACTGTGACTACAGAACCttccataaataatattaaatatatatgtatatatattataaggAAAGGTTACCAGAAAGGTTATCGATGTggaacagtcattatttttattatgaacgCGAGCTGTCAGATTCAATGCACCAATAGAAAACCGCGTACCTAAGGGAACGGGTGTTTTGTCCAATCATCGATGAGTACAATAGACTAGACGTCACGTAATCACGTGTGTCCACAACGCCGGCACGCCTGTCTTCCGAATCAACATGGATGCAGTAGGTGTTGACGCCATCCTCGTGAGTGGCAATAGAGAAGCGAATACCGCCGTTAAAGTACCCGAAAGGGTGTTACGGAGGGATCAAGCGAGACTGGAAGAGGTAGAGCGCCGGAGAAACGTAAAGGAGAGCCAGACCGTGACGGAGGAAAATAGCGACATCTTCATGTCCACCTTTAATGCTGAGAAAGCAGCATTGGATGAGATGATCTCCAGCTGTGACCATCGTGACCGTGACAAAGCTTTAAAAACACTGGAGGAGGCTACCATCAAAATTCAACAGCTCCAGAAATTCCTGAATGACAGCATCATGTTTCTGACTCAGTATAAATTAAGGCAAGCTCAAGCATCCATGCAGGAGCTCCAGAGCTCTCTGGCTGAGAGAAGAGAGGCGTTTTTGCCTAAAAAGAAATTTGCCTTTAGATCCAAGAACACTTGCAAACAGCCTGCACCGAATAGAGAACCAACAAAAAAGTCTGTGTCTGATGTGGTTGGTACTGTAGTGGTTGATGCTGCTATTCCTGTTGAACAGTGTGGATTCTCTAATGTTGACAATCAAGTCTTGATCAAGCAAGCTGAGGAGATCCAGCAACAGGATGTGCTGTTAACTCAACTGACAAACTGTAAAGTGAGACTCTATGGGTGTCCGAGCACCTTGCATATCAAGAATGTCCGTAGCTGTGAGATCCTCTGCGGGCCAGTGTCCAGCTCTGTTTTTGTTGACCAGTGCTCTGACAGCACTTTAGTTTTCCCCTGTCAGCAGTTGCGCACCCATAACACCACTGCCACTCAGATATACCTCCATGTGACCAGCCGAGCAATTGTGGAGGACTGCCATGGGGTCAGGTTTGCCCCATTCACATGGACTTATCCTGGGATTCATGATCATTTCAAAGTATCTGGACTTGATCCGGACAGGAACAACTGGACGCTGGTGGATGATTTCAATTGGCTTGCTGCTGGCACACACTCACCCAATTGGACCGTCATTCCTGAGACCGAGAGAACGTCTAATTGGGATTCTGTAGGACCAGCCTCCCAAGAGTCATGATCAATATGTGTttacattgcaaaataaaatgctGTTCTGTCtggaaacaaataataataataataaaagaagttacattaatatagtgatttcttaaacataaaatgttcaagAATTTACTTGAATAAAAGTATGCAAAGAAGTTAATTGAATGCATTTTAGGAAGATAAAGTAACAAATTGAAATTATCTTATATCAAGCTTGTATTTAATTGTAATTCACTCACCAAGTATATggatatattacaaaaataaaaattcaccaTTAGATGCTCAAATTCTGAATGTTATTCACGGGTTATAGGAAGAGATGATTTCAAATTTATCTGAATAAAGTTTTGTTTGGTAAATATGAGTGATTTTATCCCATTTCCATTTAAGGTGCACTAGCAGGTAAGGCttagaaaaaaaaacttattcttaattttcttttatagGCCCATTAGTTCATATTGTGATGTAAAATTGATGTTGATGTTGATTGACTGTTTTGGGGAAACAGATATCCTCAATCTTGAGAATtgcattaaagaaatattctgggttcagtacaagttaggctcaattgacagcatttgtagtatAATATTGCttaccaaaaaattattttgacttgccccttttctttagaaaaaaaaaagcaaatatctgggttccagtgaggcacttacaatggaagtgaatggggccaatctgtaaagtAAACCCACAATACATATAATatgcacgttaacatgattttagtgggataaaatgGCTTGCTTACCTTTTCTGTtatgttatagccaattttgcaacttGCCGTAATGATATaatttcaacaaaccctaaatcaactttgcagctcaaataaaacatgagttttaacaaaagaatgaatgtaaataaagtaaatacaattattatctccatatttctgcctttaaaccatccaaaattggccccattcacttccattgtaagtgcctcactgtaatcttgatttttgctctttttaaaaaaacttttttagtcaaaataattttttgtggttatcaacattgtgccacaaatgctgttgatttgagatgaatttgtattgaaccccagaatattaatttaatgtttttttgttgttgttgttattaacaatttgtaATGATTTCATGCAGGAAATCAAATAGACACAACCGAAAATGCAGaatcaaaccacatgaaatcacAACCCTTCCCCCCCGAACATTAACCCCCCAAACCCGACACAAACAAGCACCCCAGTAGTCAAAAGCcaactgacaaagacacacaaatagacaataaaacagcagaaaatatttagaaacataaaaagcatactttcaaaaacaaaaaaaaaagattgcaacacacacatccaaaattagtctttctccactgcccctcccctaGAGCACCCCAAAAAGgctaaatagctgccccatttcctgATGAACAAATCCAGGTTGCTTAGCTTTCTACATGACATCTCCTCAAATgccgctaccctgcccatctccTTGTACCACTCTGCAAATtagggtgctccagccgacttccatcccctaaggatgGCCTGTCTGCCGATCATTACACTGACTAGGACCCAATTTGTTATGAACTTGTCCCCTATATAAATGACCGCCTCATTGCCTAAAatgcagagtctggggcaaaatgaaatttgagtgcccaatacgtcacacataaaactctgaaccctcaaccaaaattcttgggtcttaacacaccaccaaaaaaaatgtgtcatgtccccatcttctgattggcatcgccagcaggtgggtgtgtctttaagaccaagcctatacaatctagagggtttCCAATAGAATCGATTTaaagactctgaattagcagagaGTAACCTTCCGTTCAGACctgaggcggcgagagcgtcaaaatttgctctggctgccctgccaacaacgctatcgaaaattTGTGAATGCTCTAatgtatttgaaataggcggcaacgttcgttgagaatgcttggttttgtgaactatatttaaaggggccacaaaaaaTCCAGACATGTCAACCGGTATCTTTTGgatgacatatcacaagtagcgtatatcctcatgaaatattttaatatattattatataatatactgttTAAAACAAAACCTGGGAGGGGCTCTcacaggtggaagcaaccaatgagccaaatgtctgagactgaaggcataataataaaaataaatcttgggtaggcctagcccacctttgtcaatctgccaatgcaatttactgaaatgtaatctgggacgtttaccatttcaaatgaaggactttgctatgctatcaaattgcttgaggaatgagagggggacatctatagggagagattgtagcaggtagttgaattttggattaacattcattttaataacattaaccatcccaatcatagataaatgtaatgaagcccaactGCCCACAttgcttgaaattatttttattgaaggGTCAAAATTatctctaactaaatcacacaaattagctgggaataaaatacccaaatatttaatgccctgtttgggacactggaaggcgcctggctgaaaagctgttactgggcagttggctgtcaaagccaaagcttcggatttagaccaattaactctgtatcctgagaacttagaaaataaattaataattctgtggagg contains the following coding sequences:
- the bicral gene encoding BRD4-interacting chromatin-remodeling complex-associated protein-like isoform X1, coding for MLPSAGAAQLHRPVQRWRGNPVDTALLFHDGVMDDEDDRRLLDFIGDVQALNEYLHGSNSKSIGEDDVTNAAFGSASSFFTSDTGGSNEGLKDGHNHLGEFGEAGEAEFQLSSSLPFIEDDLEDENSPGGVDLGGEDQPFDILQKSLLEADITEQTLAQEALLDSQPSLIPTATTFPQQLVSGGFGGPGMVAQPQAFIQQVPQLPLPNGPTGRVQVLGPFNGSASSMMTINSLEQPQFLLKPSGNVVTNSSGQGTMFAPSTAGQVSMSSNKGTVPVQNIIIQRGTAQQTLVRPIQPKPLQTGGQNVYNISNIGLQSSGTTTANLVNSPYTASGSPQQVKVVNQASSIVMHSPLGQQAQPQPQSSLPQGQFFIPSSISLTPGTTVHGFQAVNGQVIQTNTQVGDPSSMSTTTYSILTNQNTTVQLIPGQNFSTGGQLIMNQGLVSGGQIGQASPKPVGQVSQRPGATAKVWAANASPSSTPVHMSQTSGHFTMVSSGIQGPQVCQQLSVSPGQHLLMPQNTPASSGVQEFQQDTMAATQRGQTQLVNLLGTKAVKMLTPANQESALTPKRPATQQLTKGGMVLQQLRRDHSGVMSPEWTPFTSLDDVIDRLLPYHVFQGSLSQEFTKVDEEFEAVATQVLKRTQAMVNKYRRLLIVEAERSSPSSEMVMIDRTFNQEERNNLTQDKRTILVDPDGFLEEFCCGPKKMIPSPEVTVAASHEGIASIMGTPPRHSMSQIGRDGQGMNSHTESAYRTDSHLESGMEEHRRTPLKCILDMKKIQQFSIQHAKHPTSPSQSQHSSAQSYPSSLELSQEQQLSDHSRTSLADTDSVLEAAVNSILEC
- the bicral gene encoding BRD4-interacting chromatin-remodeling complex-associated protein-like isoform X2 — encoded protein: MDDEDDRRLLDFIGDVQALNEYLHGSNSKSIGEDDVTNAAFGSASSFFTSDTGGSNEGLKDGHNHLGEFGEAGEAEFQLSSSLPFIEDDLEDENSPGGVDLGGEDQPFDILQKSLLEADITEQTLAQEALLDSQPSLIPTATTFPQQLVSGGFGGPGMVAQPQAFIQQVPQLPLPNGPTGRVQVLGPFNGSASSMMTINSLEQPQFLLKPSGNVVTNSSGQGTMFAPSTAGQVSMSSNKGTVPVQNIIIQRGTAQQTLVRPIQPKPLQTGGQNVYNISNIGLQSSGTTTANLVNSPYTASGSPQQVKVVNQASSIVMHSPLGQQAQPQPQSSLPQGQFFIPSSISLTPGTTVHGFQAVNGQVIQTNTQVGDPSSMSTTTYSILTNQNTTVQLIPGQNFSTGGQLIMNQGLVSGGQIGQASPKPVGQVSQRPGATAKVWAANASPSSTPVHMSQTSGHFTMVSSGIQGPQVCQQLSVSPGQHLLMPQNTPASSGVQEFQQDTMAATQRGQTQLVNLLGTKAVKMLTPANQESALTPKRPATQQLTKGGMVLQQLRRDHSGVMSPEWTPFTSLDDVIDRLLPYHVFQGSLSQEFTKVDEEFEAVATQVLKRTQAMVNKYRRLLIVEAERSSPSSEMVMIDRTFNQEERNNLTQDKRTILVDPDGFLEEFCCGPKKMIPSPEVTVAASHEGIASIMGTPPRHSMSQIGRDGQGMNSHTESAYRTDSHLESGMEEHRRTPLKCILDMKKIQQFSIQHAKHPTSPSQSQHSSAQSYPSSLELSQEQQLSDHSRTSLADTDSVLEAAVNSILEC
- the tbcc gene encoding tubulin-specific chaperone C, giving the protein MDAVGVDAILVSGNREANTAVKVPERVLRRDQARLEEVERRRNVKESQTVTEENSDIFMSTFNAEKAALDEMISSCDHRDRDKALKTLEEATIKIQQLQKFLNDSIMFLTQYKLRQAQASMQELQSSLAERREAFLPKKKFAFRSKNTCKQPAPNREPTKKSVSDVVGTVVVDAAIPVEQCGFSNVDNQVLIKQAEEIQQQDVLLTQLTNCKVRLYGCPSTLHIKNVRSCEILCGPVSSSVFVDQCSDSTLVFPCQQLRTHNTTATQIYLHVTSRAIVEDCHGVRFAPFTWTYPGIHDHFKVSGLDPDRNNWTLVDDFNWLAAGTHSPNWTVIPETERTSNWDSVGPASQES